One genomic region from Sulfolobales archaeon encodes:
- a CDS encoding 1-deoxy-D-xylulose-5-phosphate synthase N-terminal domain-containing protein, with protein sequence MGNPRSLGDIELLASRIRSHVLNMYLHDQSLHLGSSLSSVEILAILMFKYLRRSSDPINRDWLILSKGHAAPTLYAALAESGIISIKELEKIHDISSILQGHPEISIPGVDMSTGSLGQGLSFGVGVAMGIKIRGGRGRVYVVMGDGEQDEGEVWEAMTHAAAKKLDNLVVIVDNNGFQLDGSTEDIKPKHYLPYVWRIVGWKVIMCDGHSIASLDRAISEALSSNMPTAIFAKTVRGKGVVEIENTKIQKPGVDSVKRAILNA encoded by the coding sequence AAGCTTAGGGGATATAGAGCTCCTAGCTTCTAGGATAAGAAGTCATGTTCTGAATATGTATCTCCACGATCAATCCCTACATCTAGGATCTTCGTTAAGCTCTGTAGAAATACTAGCTATACTAATGTTTAAATATTTAAGAAGATCTAGTGATCCTATAAATAGGGATTGGCTTATACTAAGCAAGGGACACGCAGCCCCAACCCTCTATGCGGCCCTAGCAGAAAGTGGGATTATATCTATAAAAGAGCTTGAGAAGATCCATGATATATCTAGCATTCTCCAAGGACATCCAGAGATAAGCATACCAGGAGTTGATATGTCTACTGGGAGTCTTGGGCAGGGCCTTAGCTTTGGTGTAGGAGTTGCAATGGGGATCAAGATCCGAGGTGGTAGGGGAAGGGTATACGTTGTTATGGGGGATGGTGAGCAGGATGAGGGAGAGGTTTGGGAGGCTATGACACATGCTGCTGCTAAAAAGCTGGATAACCTAGTGGTGATCGTCGACAACAATGGCTTTCAGCTGGATGGCTCAACAGAGGATATAAAGCCAAAGCACTATCTACCATATGTATGGAGGATCGTTGGGTGGAAAGTTATAATGTGTGATGGACATAGCATTGCTAGCCTGGATAGAGCTATAAGCGAGGCTCTATCCTCTAACATGCCAACAGCTATATTTGCTAAAACTGTTAGAGGGAAGGGTGTTGTTGAGATAGAGAACACAAAGATCCAGAAGCCGGGTGTCGATAGTGTTAAAAGAGCTATCCTCAATGCGTGA